In Phragmites australis chromosome 17, lpPhrAust1.1, whole genome shotgun sequence, the following are encoded in one genomic region:
- the LOC133896579 gene encoding nucleolin 2-like yields MAPKRRNPPLPASSSSSSEEDTSSGDEEVEQHPAKNPPAPAPAPAHQESEGSDEEEEDSDEVGSSDELSENSVPIERQPPQGGEGSDDDEEQMKQRPTKKSPTPAPARLESDGSDGDGEDEDSDAVESSDDTGENEVLTKRLPQPPPPRGNDDHDDEEESESEGNVPSPELAEKSKLKRKAPATELAEKSKLKRKAPAAELAKSPPPKRKPAAAELTKSPPPKKAAAAATSEVTKSLPPKKAAAAATTEVAKSPGPKGQADAAMEVEYNAKKHLEEKSALYWYLWKEVLALEAEHPGMLFKWAFLKMADAKASRLNTKIKKQRVAEINQHLRRRDIQKEVTRVLVNLMK; encoded by the coding sequence ATGGCCCCGAAGCGCCGCAACCCGCCGctccccgcctcctcctcttcctcctctgagGAAGACACCTCCTCCGGCGACGAAGAAGTGGAGCAGCACCCCGCCAAGAACCCTCCagccccggcgccggcgccggcgcaccAAGAAAGTGAAGgatccgacgaggaggaggaggacagcgATGAGGTTGGGTCGTCCGACGAGCTGTCGGAGAATAGTGTGCCCATCGAGCGTCAACCACCTCAAGGAGGGGAGGgctccgacgacgacgaggaacAAATGAAGCAGCGCCCCACCAAAAAATCTCCaactccggcgccggcgcgcctAGAAAGCGACGGctccgatggcgacggcgaggacgagGACAGCGATGCCGTCGAATCGTCCGACGACACTGGGGAGAATGAGGTGCTCACCAAGCGTCTCcctcagccgccgccgccgcgaggaAATGATGACCACGACGACGAAGAAGAGTCCGAGTCTGAGGGGAATGTGCCATCGCCCGAGCTCGCCGAGAAGTCCAAGCTGAAGAGGAAGGCGCCGGCGACCGAGCTCGCCGAGAAGTCCAAGCTGAAGAGGAAGGCGCCGGCGGCTGAGCTCGCCAAGTCGCCCCCGCCGAAGAGGAAGCCGGCGGCGGCCGAGCTCACCAAGTCGCCCCCGCCGAAGAAGGCTGCGGCTGCGGCAACCTCGGAGGTCACCAAGTCGCTCCCGCCTAAGAAGGCTGCAGCTGCGGCAACGACGGAGGTCGCCAAGTCGCCTGGGCCTAAGGGGCAGGCAGACGCGGCGATGGAGGTCGAGTACAACGCGAAGAAGCACTTGGAGGAGAAGAGCGCGTTGTACTGGTACCTCTGGAAGGAGGTGCTGGCTCTGGAGGCAGAGCATCCTGGCATGTTATTCAAGTGGGCCTTCCTCAAGATGGCCGATGCCAAGGCCAGCAGGTTGAACACCAAGATCAAGAAGCAGAGGGTAGCTGAGATCAATCAGCATTTACGGAGGAGGGACATCCAGAAGGAGGTGACCAGGGTGCTGGTCAACTTGATGAAGTGA